The nucleotide window CACGCACAGGGGCGCCTGCGTCATCTTGGTGTAGTTGTCCGCCTTCTTGCCCGCACTGGAAACGGCAGCGGTGAAAACGGCGTCGAGGTCCTCGTCGACTCCGCAGCCCTCGAACGGCGGAATGTGGGCGTAACCGGTGAGGGGTCCTCCGAAGGCCACCAGGTATCCGAATCGCGGATAGCTCTGCCCGTATCCCCTCAGCACCTGCTCGAAGGGCCTGGCCGTCCGGCAGTCGGGGCCCACGTCCAACGGGACCCCGTTCACCTCGACGTCGGTCAGCCGCATCGACAGCTGAGCGGTGATCGTCGTCTCCTCCGGCCAGGCCGGCGAGTCGGTCACCGTATGGCTGTGGACGTGGGCGGGGTCTCCCACCTGTTCGAGGATCATGGTGGCGGTGGTCGGCATGAAGCCGTAGGTGAGGAAGGTGGCCCTGCTCGGCGGGAGCTGCCGCTTGCCCTCGTGGTCGAAGTCCACCGAGGACGTCACGTCGATGGTGCTGGCGCACCCGTCGGCGATGTACCGCTTGTTCAGGACGACCTTCATGAAGGCCGGTCCGAGTGCGGTCGCTCCGTCGAGTTTGGCGGCGTTGGCGTAGCCCGCCGCGTATGCCTCAGCGGTGGTCATCACCCACTCGGGCGGAATCTCGACCGGACAGTTCGCCGGGGGCTCGTCGCCGTCCAGGGATTCGAGCCGTCGGTCCGTGAGCCCCTGGATCCTGTCCCTCAGCGAGGGCGTGAAGCCGGGACCTGCCGCCGGAGGGAGATCCTCGGGCGGCGGGGCGGCCGGGCTGGTCGTGACGGGCCCGGGAACGGCCGGGACGGTGGCCCCGCGGACGGTGATCTCGCCGAGGGTTCCCTCCTCCTCTCCGCCC belongs to Streptomyces finlayi and includes:
- a CDS encoding DUF6801 domain-containing protein, which produces MAVRVSAELPSVVRTGEKIQPEGVTVEVELPPAALRQFIDTEAATFSTVAELTVRNAQGTESADAAWKDLEAEPVAVPAEGGAVLVATGDVPTVSFGSPGRATMAPAGLGLDFTPLTAEGAPTTPPGLAVRCEPAAGEEGGEEEGTLGEITVRGATVPAVPGPVTTSPAAPPPEDLPPAAGPGFTPSLRDRIQGLTDRRLESLDGDEPPANCPVEIPPEWVMTTAEAYAAGYANAAKLDGATALGPAFMKVVLNKRYIADGCASTIDVTSSVDFDHEGKRQLPPSRATFLTYGFMPTTATMILEQVGDPAHVHSHTVTDSPAWPEETTITAQLSMRLTDVEVNGVPLDVGPDCRTARPFEQVLRGYGQSYPRFGYLVAFGGPLTGYAHIPPFEGCGVDEDLDAVFTAAVSSAGKKADNYTKMTQAPLCVATNPDVNCPPAVPKPER